The window CAGCAGCAAGGTCAAGATAAAAACCATCTTCTCTTTCTACAACAGCCTCCTCGCCAAAGTCTGCGGCAAAGCTCCATGCCCTCTCCGTATCAACTTCGTAACAGCAGGAACGAATAGATGGCCCCAGCACTGCCACCTTTTTACCGTCTCCCAGAGAATCAGCAAGGATTCCTGCAATACCTGTTCCCTTCCAGCCAGAATGCACAATTCCCCATGCAGTCCCGTCCTCTCTAAAAATCCATACTGGCATACAGTCCGCAACAGTAACCCCGCATACCAAGGATGCATCCGTACAAAAAAGACCATCCGCACTGGGCTCCCTTCCGGGGAAAAAAGAAGAGGCATCGACAATTTCCTTTCCGTGAACTTGCCTCACACAGCGCAAACTTAAGATGTCCATACCGCGCTTTCTAAGCCATAATGCTCTCTTATCTGTAAAAGAAGCGCTTTTTCCCATATCTCCTGCCGAATAAAGCGACATGAGACCATAAAAATTCCTCATGGAATCATAAGAAAACGAAAAACTCATAAAATCGTCAAAAAACTCAACACAAAAACCATGCATAACATAAAGATTACATCACAGCATTATAAAACAATCAATCGCAGTCCTCTTATCCCAGATTTTATATGCTGTTTTCTGCCGAAGGCAGCAGTGTCCGATAAGGGGCACTGCGTTCGGTATAAATAATCAGGTTATTGTTGCAAGAGATAGAAAAAAGGCATAACATGTCCGACATGGAAAAGAAAAAATACTCTCATATCAGAACATATGTACACAGACAGACAAGGCTTACCAGCGGACAGCGTCATGCTCTTGATAAGCTCTTTCCTCTTTATTCTGTAGATATAAGCAAAAAAAGGCCGGTTATGCAGCTTTTTCCCCATAGTTTTGACAGATATGTGCTTGAGATTGGTTTTGGCATGGGGGATGCGACTCTTTTTATTGCAGAGCATAATCCAGATACTGCTTATCTAGGGATAGAGGTACATCCCAATGGTGTCGGGAGAGTTGTAGGGTCCATACATAAGAAGGGGCTTGATAATCTCAGGGTCATCAAGGAGGATGCTATTGTTGCTCTCTCAGAGGGGATAGAAACGCAGGCTTTTGACGGTGTGCATATCTTTTTCCCTGATCCGTGGCCCAAAAAAAGGCATCATAAAAGAAGGCTAATACAGAGGAGTTTTTTGGATTTTATAGCGGATTATATAAAATCAGAAGGATATCTGTATGTTGTAACGGATTGGCATAATTATGCCTTGCAGATTCTAAATGAATGCTCATCCCATCCTGCTTTTTACAATCCTTGGGGGGGCTTTGCTCCAAGGCAAGTATGGCGACCTGTAACAAAATACGAGTCAAAGGGTCACAAGCAGCATCATCCAATATGGGAAACATACGTAATAAAACGATAAAAATATAATTAATGTATTTTTATGCAAAAAAACAGTAAAATAATTGATTATTTATACAAAAACATGCTATTATAACGCAACAATATACAGGAGTAACATATGAGCAGCAAAAAAAACATGGCGGATTTTCTGGAGACCACAACGGAGTTGGCAAGAGAGAACAACACTATAGATGCATCTCTCTATAGCAAGTTTAATGTAAAACGGGGACTCAGAAATGAGGACGGCAGCGGTGTACTGGTAGGACTCACCGAGATAGGAGAAGTCCATGGTTACGTCATGGACGAGGGAGAGCCCACTCCTGTTCCCGGAAGGCTCCTGTACCGGGGAATACCCATAGAAAACATTGTAAAGGGTTTTCAGGCAGATGGTAGAAGCGGTTTTGAAGAAACTGCTTTTCTTCTTCTTTTTGGCAAGCTGCCTACAAAAAGAGAACTGGATGATTTTTCCTCTATTCTTGCAGAAAACAGGGAATTGCCCGGAGATTTTACAGAGAGTACAATACTTAAGAATCCGAGTCCGGATATAATGAACAAGCTTTCTCGCTCTGTTCTTACTCTATATTCCTTTGATCCCAATCCGGAAGATGTTTCTATAAAAAATGTGCTAAGACAGTCCATAGAGTTAATTGCACGTTTCCCTGTTCTTGTGGCATACGGCTATCAGGCAAAACAGCACTATTACAATGGTAAAAGCCTGTACATACATCCTCCTCAGGAAGAGCTCTCAACTGCAGAAAACTTTCTTGCTATGATAAGACCTGATAAGCAGTTTACCCAGACAGAGGCTGAGATTCTGGATCTCTCGTTTGTGCTGCATGCTGAACACGGCGGGGGTAACAACTCAAGTTTCACGGTACATGTTGTATCCTCTGCAGACACAGATACATACTCAGTAATAGCAGCTGCAATAGGCTCTCTTAAGGGTGCAAAGCACGGGGGAGCTAATATCAAGGTTATATCCATGATGGAGGATATAAAAAACAATGTAAAAGACTGGTCTGACAGAAAACAGGTAGAAGACTATATAGCAAAAATACTCAAAAAAGAAGCGTTTGACAGGTCTGGGCTTGTATACGGTATGGGACATGCTGTCTACACGATATCCGATCCCAGAGCCATACTTCTCAAGGAAAAAGCAGCAGAATTAGCAAAAGAAACCAACAATCAGGAAGAGTTTGAGCTGTACAACACAATTGCAGAGATAACACCCGGGTTATTTGCGGATATAAAGAAATCTAACAAGGTAATAAGTCCCAATGTTGATTTTTACTCTGGTTTTGTATACAAGATGCTAAGGATTCCCACAGAGCTTTATACTCCTTTGTTTGCAATAGCACGTATAGCTGGCTGGTCTGCACACAGGCTTGAGGAAATAATAAGCGGAGGAAGAATCATAAGGCCTGCTTACAAGAGTGTGGTTGGCAAAAAAGAATATATACCACTCAAGGATAGAAAATAAAATTACAGCGGGGAAAACACCCCGCTGTTTTTATAAGTGCTCATATCCAAGGCCTTGTCCATACATCTTTACTATTGCAGTTTTTGCATTTTTCTTAAGGTATATCAGCCAATAAAATTATAAA is drawn from Spirochaetia bacterium 38H-sp and contains these coding sequences:
- a CDS encoding polyphenol oxidase family protein, coding for MHGFCVEFFDDFMSFSFSYDSMRNFYGLMSLYSAGDMGKSASFTDKRALWLRKRGMDILSLRCVRQVHGKEIVDASSFFPGREPSADGLFCTDASLVCGVTVADCMPVWIFREDGTAWGIVHSGWKGTGIAGILADSLGDGKKVAVLGPSIRSCCYEVDTERAWSFAADFGEEAVVEREDGFYLDLAAANRSLLEERGLTVYTVDACTCCDMRFGSYRREGPDFTHMLALCGRA
- the trmB gene encoding tRNA (guanosine(46)-N7)-methyltransferase TrmB, whose amino-acid sequence is MEKKKYSHIRTYVHRQTRLTSGQRHALDKLFPLYSVDISKKRPVMQLFPHSFDRYVLEIGFGMGDATLFIAEHNPDTAYLGIEVHPNGVGRVVGSIHKKGLDNLRVIKEDAIVALSEGIETQAFDGVHIFFPDPWPKKRHHKRRLIQRSFLDFIADYIKSEGYLYVVTDWHNYALQILNECSSHPAFYNPWGGFAPRQVWRPVTKYESKGHKQHHPIWETYVIKR
- a CDS encoding citrate/2-methylcitrate synthase, with translation MSSKKNMADFLETTTELARENNTIDASLYSKFNVKRGLRNEDGSGVLVGLTEIGEVHGYVMDEGEPTPVPGRLLYRGIPIENIVKGFQADGRSGFEETAFLLLFGKLPTKRELDDFSSILAENRELPGDFTESTILKNPSPDIMNKLSRSVLTLYSFDPNPEDVSIKNVLRQSIELIARFPVLVAYGYQAKQHYYNGKSLYIHPPQEELSTAENFLAMIRPDKQFTQTEAEILDLSFVLHAEHGGGNNSSFTVHVVSSADTDTYSVIAAAIGSLKGAKHGGANIKVISMMEDIKNNVKDWSDRKQVEDYIAKILKKEAFDRSGLVYGMGHAVYTISDPRAILLKEKAAELAKETNNQEEFELYNTIAEITPGLFADIKKSNKVISPNVDFYSGFVYKMLRIPTELYTPLFAIARIAGWSAHRLEEIISGGRIIRPAYKSVVGKKEYIPLKDRK